One genomic region from Methanomassiliicoccales archaeon encodes:
- a CDS encoding DUF47 family protein: MDDPTERLNKGKRRGVLNFMFPTDHDFYGMLGRQADQTAVGVKTLIAWLESGANSDPIDLVKEEDKGDQLRLEMEHQLQESFSTPFDRQDIYTISRQMDHILNYSLSTAYEMRAFGVKPDEATMSMARSLLNGSELVSRCVFLLKDNPMEASNLIRRLREYEHDIEKTYVRNMALVFANDDAIVAMKKREIYHHLKDAGRNMSITVDVLHRIIVGLS; encoded by the coding sequence CGGAAAGGTTGAACAAGGGCAAAAGGCGGGGGGTTCTGAATTTCATGTTTCCCACCGACCACGATTTCTATGGAATGCTCGGCCGGCAAGCGGACCAGACCGCGGTGGGGGTCAAGACCTTGATCGCCTGGCTGGAGTCCGGTGCCAATTCCGATCCGATAGACCTGGTGAAGGAAGAGGACAAGGGAGACCAATTACGATTGGAAATGGAGCATCAGCTCCAGGAATCCTTCTCCACACCCTTCGACCGGCAGGACATCTACACGATATCAAGGCAGATGGACCACATCCTGAACTACTCGTTATCGACCGCCTATGAGATGAGGGCCTTCGGGGTCAAGCCGGACGAGGCTACCATGAGCATGGCCCGATCACTGCTCAACGGGTCGGAGCTGGTCAGCCGATGCGTCTTCCTGCTGAAGGACAATCCGATGGAGGCATCCAACCTCATCCGCCGGCTGCGCGAGTACGAGCACGACATCGAAAAGACCTATGTCAGGAACATGGCCCTGGTGTTCGCCAACGACGACGCCATCGTGGCCATGAAGAAGCGGGAGATCTATCATCATCTCAAGGACGCCGGGCGTAACATGAGCATAACGGTGGACGTGCTGCACCGCATAATCGTCGGGCTGTCCTAG
- a CDS encoding response regulator, translated as MISNRVDTARPIELFLVEDNPGDIRLAKEMFKEANLKLNLTVAEDGVQAMDYLKKVCSDPRMAKPELIILDLNLPKKDGREVLAEIKSSEQLKRIPVIILTSSTSAEDVNKAYGEHANCYIAKPVDLDEFVRIIKIIEEFWFNTVILPSRSRT; from the coding sequence ATGATCAGCAACCGGGTCGACACGGCGCGGCCCATCGAGCTGTTCCTGGTGGAGGACAACCCGGGAGACATCCGGCTGGCAAAGGAGATGTTCAAGGAGGCCAACCTCAAGCTCAACCTCACCGTGGCGGAGGATGGGGTGCAGGCCATGGATTATCTCAAGAAGGTATGCAGCGACCCCAGAATGGCCAAGCCGGAACTCATCATCCTAGACCTGAACCTGCCCAAGAAGGACGGCAGAGAGGTCCTGGCGGAGATAAAGTCCAGCGAACAGCTGAAGCGCATCCCGGTCATCATCCTCACCAGTTCGACATCGGCGGAGGATGTGAACAAGGCATACGGCGAGCACGCCAACTGCTACATCGCCAAACCGGTGGACCTGGATGAATTCGTCAGGATCATCAAGATCATCGAGGAGTTCTGGTTCAACACGGTGATCCTGCCAAGCCGCAGCCGGACCTAG
- a CDS encoding PAS domain S-box protein gives MGSIRALIIEDNPGDVRLIRAQLADQTITTVTFARAERLAEGLNMLSNERFDVVLLDLNLPDSGGLDTVRTFLSKNNSVPVIVLTGLDDETTGLNAIQVGAQDYLVKGRTDGALLARTMRYAIERKKAEEELRKSEEKYRHLVETAYEGIWLMDERSVTVFVNNKMAEMLGYAPEEMIGKGMISFTDSEWRKLKQDKGLEYNPDPAIVNDFKFRRKDGTSLWGVVSTRRILDNSRNHIGTLAMITDISDRKRMEEDLRRAKMELERKLKGIQASDDDAVKASK, from the coding sequence ATGGGTTCCATTCGTGCTCTGATCATAGAGGATAACCCGGGTGACGTGCGGCTGATCAGGGCACAACTGGCCGATCAGACCATAACTACTGTGACATTTGCCCGGGCTGAAAGGTTGGCCGAAGGTCTGAACATGCTCTCCAACGAACGATTTGACGTCGTTCTGCTCGACCTCAACCTGCCGGACAGCGGCGGGCTGGACACGGTTCGGACATTCCTCTCCAAGAACAACTCGGTCCCGGTGATCGTGCTTACCGGACTGGACGATGAGACCACCGGCCTCAACGCCATCCAAGTGGGCGCGCAGGACTATCTGGTCAAGGGAAGGACCGACGGAGCGCTGCTGGCACGCACAATGCGGTATGCCATCGAACGGAAGAAGGCGGAAGAGGAGCTGAGGAAGAGCGAGGAAAAATACCGCCATCTGGTGGAAACCGCTTACGAAGGGATCTGGCTCATGGACGAACGCTCCGTCACCGTCTTTGTGAACAACAAGATGGCGGAGATGCTTGGGTATGCCCCGGAGGAGATGATCGGCAAGGGCATGATATCCTTCACCGATTCCGAGTGGCGGAAGCTGAAACAGGACAAGGGTCTGGAATACAATCCCGATCCTGCCATCGTCAATGATTTCAAGTTCCGGAGGAAGGACGGAACCTCGCTCTGGGGCGTGGTCTCGACCCGCCGCATCCTTGACAATTCTAGAAATCACATAGGCACTCTGGCCATGATCACCGACATAAGCGACCGCAAGCGCATGGAAGAGGACCTGAGGCGGGCCAAGATGGAACTGGAAAGGAAACTGAAAGGCATCCAGGCAAGCGACGATGATGCCGTAAAGGCTTCCAAGTGA
- a CDS encoding sugar phosphate isomerase/epimerase family protein, with protein MSEKKGLPLGMPALIEYSSLEENVALCTRLGFDFIELNMNMPYSFPENLPPGRVREAAETYGIEFTMHAHDEVDLASFHDTVRKGHVQRCAEALDWCAESGAKLLNIHINRGVYFTLPDHQVWIYDQYRDRFKELLVESMGNLIDLGRSKGVMVCTENSSNFQLPFVTDALEELSKLDGFKITWDTGHDAKVAYAERPVLMRHKDRIAHMHLHDYDGKSDHQVLMTGEIDIPAMLRFARERKARVLVETKTALSLEQSMERLRQAQLI; from the coding sequence GTGTCTGAAAAAAAGGGGCTGCCCCTGGGCATGCCGGCGCTGATAGAGTATTCGAGCCTGGAAGAGAACGTGGCACTGTGCACGCGCCTGGGATTCGACTTCATCGAGCTGAACATGAACATGCCCTACAGCTTTCCGGAGAACCTTCCGCCGGGAAGGGTCAGGGAGGCGGCGGAGACCTACGGTATCGAGTTCACCATGCACGCCCATGACGAGGTCGATCTGGCCTCGTTCCATGACACCGTAAGGAAAGGTCATGTCCAAAGATGCGCGGAAGCGTTGGACTGGTGCGCCGAATCCGGGGCCAAGCTGCTCAACATACATATCAACCGCGGGGTCTATTTCACCCTTCCTGACCACCAGGTCTGGATCTATGACCAGTATCGGGACCGTTTCAAGGAATTGCTGGTCGAATCGATGGGTAACCTCATAGACCTTGGCAGATCGAAGGGCGTGATGGTCTGCACCGAGAACTCCAGCAATTTCCAGCTGCCTTTCGTCACCGATGCTTTAGAGGAACTCTCCAAGCTCGATGGTTTCAAGATCACCTGGGACACAGGTCATGACGCCAAGGTGGCCTATGCGGAGAGACCGGTGCTGATGAGGCACAAGGACCGCATCGCCCATATGCATCTCCATGATTATGATGGCAAGAGCGACCATCAGGTCTTGATGACCGGTGAGATCGATATCCCGGCCATGCTCCGATTTGCCCGGGAAAGGAAGGCCCGGGTGTTGGTGGAGACCAAGACCGCCCTTTCCTTGGAACAATCCATGGAACGGTTGAGGCAGGCACAGCTGATCTGA
- the hisD gene encoding histidinol dehydrogenase encodes MWQALEQGQWMEKRKAGLEDVRPAVTGIIEEVSRNGDRALIAYTEKFDRIKLDRVSVDKDEIKAAYAKVDENLVEMVRRAAANIRRFHELQKPNDMWLKEVEPGVILGVKTTPLDRIGAYVPGGRASYPSTALMCAIPAKVAGVRSIIACTPAPVNPLTLVAMDIAGVDEIYQIGGAQAIAAMAIGTESIAPVQKIVGPGNVYVTAAKMLLRDKAEMDFPAGPSEVAIIADDSADPRFVAADVMAQAEHDPNAACILVTVSERLAQSVGKEIDMMLPKAERKSIIERSLGNAGYVVTDSMERAVAIINEIAPEHLSIQVRDQMGVLSAIRNAGSIFIGPYTAVACGDYASGTNHVLPTAGYAKLYSGLNVAMFCKTSTVQIIDRNGLESLGDVVEGLATAEGLHAHARSVRIRRE; translated from the coding sequence ATGTGGCAGGCGCTCGAGCAGGGTCAGTGGATGGAGAAGCGGAAGGCAGGTCTCGAGGACGTACGTCCGGCGGTCACCGGAATCATCGAAGAGGTGAGCAGGAACGGGGACCGGGCGCTGATCGCCTATACCGAAAAGTTCGATAGGATCAAGCTTGACCGGGTTTCGGTGGACAAGGACGAGATCAAGGCCGCCTATGCCAAGGTCGATGAGAATCTGGTCGAAATGGTCCGCCGCGCGGCCGCCAACATACGGCGCTTCCACGAGCTTCAGAAGCCGAACGACATGTGGCTGAAAGAGGTGGAGCCGGGCGTCATATTGGGTGTCAAGACCACGCCTTTGGACCGGATCGGCGCATACGTTCCGGGAGGAAGGGCGTCGTATCCGAGCACGGCCCTCATGTGCGCCATACCGGCAAAGGTGGCTGGTGTGAGAAGCATCATTGCCTGCACACCCGCGCCGGTCAACCCCCTTACCCTGGTGGCGATGGACATCGCCGGTGTGGATGAGATCTACCAGATCGGCGGGGCTCAGGCCATAGCTGCGATGGCCATCGGGACGGAGAGCATCGCGCCGGTGCAGAAGATCGTGGGTCCGGGAAATGTCTATGTCACCGCGGCCAAGATGCTTCTGCGCGACAAGGCCGAGATGGACTTTCCCGCCGGTCCCAGCGAAGTTGCCATCATCGCCGACGATTCTGCCGATCCGCGGTTCGTGGCTGCGGACGTCATGGCCCAGGCCGAGCACGACCCCAACGCCGCCTGCATCCTGGTGACCGTCTCCGAAAGATTGGCACAGTCAGTAGGCAAAGAGATCGATATGATGCTGCCCAAGGCGGAGAGAAAGTCCATCATAGAAAGGTCCCTGGGCAACGCTGGTTATGTGGTCACCGATTCCATGGAAAGGGCTGTGGCGATCATCAATGAGATCGCCCCGGAACACCTGTCCATCCAGGTCAGGGACCAGATGGGCGTGCTTTCCGCGATCCGCAATGCCGGGTCCATATTCATCGGGCCTTACACTGCCGTCGCATGCGGCGACTATGCGTCTGGCACCAACCACGTCCTGCCCACCGCCGGATACGCCAAGCTCTATTCCGGGCTGAACGTGGCCATGTTCTGCAAGACCTCCACCGTCCAGATCATCGACCGGAACGGGTTGGAAAGTCTGGGGGACGTTGTCGAGGGCCTCGCCACGGCGGAAGGGCTGCATGCGCATGCCAGATCCGTCCGGATCCGAAGGGAATGA
- a CDS encoding ATP-binding protein codes for MVAITRSQERLKIVGLVPVAIIAVLAGLLALVGFRGPIFDPPYLALILQFIFVFMVSILLAIVSARAYLMSGSLNTLLVGIAPMVSGSLLMLAQWAVTPSLGSNIDPNEAVTMGNLGILFASFLLFIGAILLLIPKERNWSGASRRFILLGSYSAAFVLIIVVIMASIANLFPVFFTSGGSTIWRQAVLATSAGLLSVSCVLFGWTFIRTRSPLLYWYSLGLVSFGVSLIGIIFTIKIGESVNWCGRLGLYLSGIFFILAVLNRSPGEGSRSGISQRWADAFKNDREQIATLFAKMLNGFAYCEIIMDKIGKPVDFTYLDVNPAFEQNHGVQKEDVIGSKATMVHPGIENDPTDPIGKFGHVALTEDPVDFETYSISEKKWFHYSVYSPRKGYFVSISEDITEGKKAEEKLRNSEKMYRSIGELIPYGVWTANAQGETTFISRSFCEMVGKNEESLLKLGWLDTLDPETVEKTTAAWTKTIQSGDFWNYTHHIRGKDGQYRYVLSRGAPIRDDDGTILGWVGVNINITEQKIIEENLTRSNAELQQFAYLSSHDLQEPLRMVVSYLSLLERKYKDQLDPKAQEYIGNALEGGARMRQLIDDLLEYSRVDTKGKEFTVVDMGEVLEDTIKVLKVPIDESKADIFVGPLPDIRADGTQMRQVMQNLVANAIKFRGPDRPMVHITANQGEREWTFSVKDNGIGLNVEYSDRIFQMFQRLHTKDKYPGTGVGLAIAKKIVERHGGRIWVESEEGKGATFHFTIPREGRK; via the coding sequence ATGGTGGCCATTACTAGATCGCAGGAGCGATTGAAGATCGTCGGCTTAGTACCAGTCGCAATCATAGCCGTCTTGGCCGGGCTCTTGGCATTGGTCGGTTTCAGAGGACCGATATTCGACCCTCCATATCTGGCATTGATCCTGCAGTTCATTTTCGTATTCATGGTAAGCATTTTACTTGCCATCGTCTCAGCAAGGGCCTACTTGATGTCCGGCTCGCTCAATACGTTGCTCGTCGGCATCGCGCCAATGGTCAGCGGTTCTTTACTGATGCTCGCCCAATGGGCCGTCACACCTTCCTTAGGTTCAAACATAGACCCCAATGAGGCGGTCACCATGGGCAACCTGGGCATCCTTTTCGCCTCATTCCTTTTGTTCATAGGGGCCATTCTGCTATTGATACCCAAAGAAAGGAATTGGTCCGGCGCCTCTCGAAGGTTCATCCTCTTGGGATCATACTCAGCAGCATTTGTCTTGATCATTGTTGTGATCATGGCATCGATTGCCAACCTCTTCCCAGTCTTCTTCACCAGTGGTGGTTCGACCATATGGCGTCAAGCGGTATTGGCAACGTCGGCGGGACTTCTTTCGGTAAGCTGCGTGCTGTTCGGTTGGACCTTTATCAGGACCAGATCACCCTTGCTGTACTGGTATTCCCTTGGTTTGGTCTCTTTCGGGGTCTCGTTGATCGGCATAATCTTCACCATAAAGATCGGGGAATCGGTCAATTGGTGCGGACGATTGGGCCTTTATCTATCCGGTATTTTCTTCATTCTCGCGGTCCTTAACCGGAGTCCAGGGGAGGGCTCCCGCTCCGGGATATCACAAAGATGGGCCGACGCATTCAAGAATGATCGTGAACAGATAGCTACCCTGTTCGCCAAAATGCTGAACGGGTTCGCTTACTGCGAGATCATCATGGACAAGATCGGTAAACCAGTGGATTTCACTTACCTCGATGTAAACCCGGCGTTCGAGCAGAACCACGGTGTGCAGAAAGAAGACGTTATCGGGAGCAAGGCAACCATGGTGCATCCTGGCATCGAGAACGATCCAACCGACCCCATCGGCAAGTTCGGCCATGTCGCCCTCACCGAAGACCCGGTAGATTTTGAAACCTACTCCATCTCTGAAAAGAAATGGTTTCACTATTCCGTCTACTCCCCTCGAAAAGGGTACTTTGTCTCCATTTCCGAGGACATCACCGAAGGCAAGAAAGCGGAGGAAAAGCTCAGGAATAGCGAAAAGATGTACCGTAGCATCGGCGAATTGATTCCATACGGTGTCTGGACAGCCAACGCTCAAGGCGAAACGACATTCATAAGTCGATCATTCTGCGAGATGGTCGGGAAGAACGAGGAGTCCCTGCTCAAGTTAGGCTGGCTCGATACCCTTGATCCTGAAACGGTGGAGAAGACCACGGCCGCCTGGACCAAGACCATTCAGTCCGGAGATTTCTGGAACTATACGCATCACATCAGGGGGAAGGACGGTCAATACCGATATGTCCTTTCCAGAGGTGCCCCTATCCGGGACGATGATGGGACGATCCTCGGCTGGGTCGGGGTGAACATCAACATAACCGAGCAGAAGATCATCGAGGAGAACCTGACCCGTTCCAATGCTGAACTGCAACAATTCGCCTATCTGTCCTCGCACGACCTGCAGGAGCCGTTGCGCATGGTGGTCAGCTACCTTTCTTTGCTGGAGAGGAAGTACAAGGACCAATTGGATCCGAAGGCCCAAGAATACATCGGTAATGCCCTGGAGGGCGGGGCAAGAATGCGCCAATTGATCGATGATCTGTTGGAATACTCGAGGGTCGATACCAAAGGGAAAGAGTTCACGGTGGTCGACATGGGCGAGGTGCTGGAAGACACCATAAAGGTACTGAAGGTGCCCATCGACGAGAGCAAGGCGGACATCTTCGTGGGTCCTTTGCCGGACATAAGGGCGGATGGAACGCAGATGCGACAGGTGATGCAGAACCTGGTCGCGAACGCCATTAAGTTCCGTGGGCCGGATAGGCCGATGGTCCACATCACCGCCAACCAGGGGGAGAGGGAATGGACCTTCTCGGTCAAGGATAACGGGATCGGACTGAACGTCGAGTACTCGGACCGGATCTTCCAGATGTTCCAGAGGCTGCACACCAAAGACAAGTATCCGGGCACCGGGGTCGGGTTGGCCATCGCCAAGAAGATCGTGGAAAGGCACGGAGGGCGCATCTGGGTGGAATCAGAGGAAGGGAAGGGGGCCACATTCCATTTCACCATCCCGCGCGAGGGGCGTAAATAG